One Salvia hispanica cultivar TCC Black 2014 unplaced genomic scaffold, UniMelb_Shisp_WGS_1.0 HiC_scaffold_20, whole genome shotgun sequence genomic window carries:
- the LOC125198694 gene encoding probable pectate lyase 18: MALSSLIQSLLILISFFLFTSLIAAMPTLQDPELVVQEVHRKLNASRRKLGFLSCNTGNPIDDCWRCDSNWEQNRQKLADCAIGFGKNAIGGRDGKIYIVTDSKDDDPVNPKPGTLRHAVIQDEPLWIIFERDMVIQLKEELIMNSFKTIDGRGASVHIANGPCITIQYVTNIIIHGVHIHDCKQGGNTKVRDSPEHFGWRTLSDGDGVSIFGGSHVWVDHCSLSNCNDGLIDAIHGSTGITISNNYMTHHNKVMLLGHSDTYLQDKGMQVTIAFNHFGEGLVQRMPRCRHGYFHVVNNDYTHWEMYAIGGSADPTINSQGNRFLAPNDRFNKQVTKHEDAPESQWKNWNWRSEGDLMLNGAFFVASGVGASSSYAKASSLGARPSSLVGPITSGAGALVCRKGSRC, from the exons ATGGCACTCTCTTCACTAATCCAATCCCTACTTAtcctaatttcattttttctattcacATCACTCATTGCCGCCATGCCAACCCTACAAGACCCTGAGCTTGTAGTCCAAGAAGTACATAG GAAATTAAATGCTTCTAGAAGAAAGTTGGGATTCTTATCATGCAACACGGGTAACCCAATCGATGACTGCTGGCGGTGCGACTCCAACTGGGAGCAGAATCGCCAGAAGCTAGCCGACTGTGCCATAGGTTTTGGTAAGAACGCCATCGGAGGCAGGGATGGCAAGATATACATTGTGACGGACTCAAAAGACGATGATCCCGTGAACCCTAAGCCAGGGACGCTCCGCCATGCTGTGATCCAAGACGAGCCATTGTGGATCATATTCGAGCGTGACATGGTCATTCAATTGAAGGAGGAATTGATCATGAACTCATTTAAGACCATTGATGGTAGGGGCGCTAGTGTGCACATTGCAAACGGTCCATGCATCACCATACAATATGTGACCAACATCATCATCCATGGTGTTCACATACATGATTGTAAGCAAGGCGGGAACACTAAGGTGCGGGACTCCCCAGAGCACTTCGGGTGGAGGACCTTATCCGACGGTGATGGGGTGTCGATCTTTGGCGGGAGCCACGTGTGGGTTGATCATTGTTCCTTGTCTAACTGCAATGATGGGCTCATTGATGCAATCCATGGGTCCACGGGTATTACAATCTCTAATAATTATATGACTCATCATAATAAGGTCATGCTTTTAGGGCATAGTGATACATATCTCCAAGATAAGGGCATGCAAGTCACCATTGCATTCAATCACTTTGGAGAAGGGCTTGTACAAAGAATGCCAAg ATGTAGACACGGCTACTTCCATGTGGTGAACAATGACTACACTCATTGGGAGATGTATGCTATTGGAGGGAGTGCTGACCCCACAATTAATAGCCAAGGCAATAGATTTCTTGCCCCTAATGACAGATTTAACAAACAG GTTACAAAACACGAGGACGCACCCGAAAGCCAGTGGAAGAACTGGAATTGGAGATCGGAGGGAGACCTAATGCTAAATGGTGCATTTTTTGTAGCTTCGGGTGTGGGGGCCTCGTCGAGTTATGCTAAGGCGTCGAGCTTAGGTGCTCGGCCATCAAGCCTAGTGGGACCCATCACCTCCGGTGCCGGTGCTCTCGTATGCCGGAAGGGCTCTCGCTGCTAA